Genomic window (Arcobacter aquimarinus):
ATTTTGAAGTTTTATCTAGAAAAGAGTTAGCTCAACCTTTTGGTTTAAAAGAGTTGGCTAAAACTTTAAAAGATTATGTAAAAGAACAAAATTTTAAAACAAAAATAATGGGTGTTTTAAATGCAAATGAGGATTCATTTTTTAAAAATAGTAGATTTGATAACACTAGTGCATCAGCTAGAATTGAAAAAATGATTGAAGATGGTGCAAATATTATAGATATTGGTGCAGTTTCTTCAAGACCTGGAAGTCTTACAGTTTCCCAAGATATTGAATTAGAAAGAGTAAAAGATATAGTTCAAACTATTTATAAAAATAAATATTATGAAAAAGTTGATTTTTCAATTGATTCTTTTGAGCCAAAAGTAATTGAATATGTTTTAAATCATGGTTTTAAAATAGTAAATGATATTACAGGTTTAGAAAATGATGAAGTTTGTAAAATAGCTTCAAAATATAATGCTCAGGTTGTTATTATGCATATGCAAAATAATCAAACAAATATGCAAGATAATCCAACATATGAAAATGTAATTTTAGAAATTGATGAATATTTCAAAAATCAAATTTTAAAAGCTCAAAGTTTTGGAGTAAAAGATATAGTTTTAGATGTGGGAATTGGATTTGGAAAAACTTTAGAGCATAATCTTTTATTACTTAAAAATTTGGAAACTTTTAAACATTTTGGATTTGAACTATTAATAGGAGCTAGTAGAAAGTCAATGATAGATAAAATTATTCCAACATCTATCGAAGATAGACTTCCTGGGACTATTGCTATTCATCTTGAATCAATAAAAAATGGTGCATCAATTATTAGATGTCATGATGTAAAAGAACATTTTCAAGCAATAAAAGTTTTTGAGGCAATAAATAATATAAATTAAGAAGAGATACTACTTATAGTATCTCATGCAAAGTATTTGCTTTTTTCATCCACTCTTCTAATTTTTCATAATTTTCTTCTTCTACCATTTTTCTAGCAGTTTGAAGGTGTTCTTCAAATAAATCAATAGAAGCTAAAAGATTAGTTCTGTTTTGTTTAAAAATATCACTCCACATTCTAGGACTTGATTTTGCAATTCTACTCATATCTTTAAATCCACCAGCAGCAAGTGCGATGATTGATTTTGGATCTTCATGCCCCATAACTGTATTAGCTAATGAAAAAGATATAATATGAGGTAAATGTGAGATATAACAGGCATGAATATCATGTTGAGAGCTATCCATTACTACTATTCTCATTCCTATTTCTTGAAAAATTTTAAATGCTTTATTTACATGTAAATTACCATTATCTTCTAAATCACAAAAAACAACTGTTTTACCTTCATATAAATCATCAATAGCGGCTTTTGGTCCTGATTTTTCAGTTCCCGTCATAGGATGTGCAGCTATAAAATTTTTTCTTATTTTAGGAGGAATACTTTTTACAATATACTCTTTTGTTGAACCCATATCAATAATAGTAGTATTTTCATCAATATCTAAAAAATTTGGAAACATACTAATTATCGCATCAACAGGAATAGCTAAAATAATAACATCTGAAACTTTTTTTAAAGTATCTAAATCCACAAGCTCATCTACTAAATTTAACTCCAAAATATCTTTTTTATTTCTTTCACTGTTTGTAAATCCATAAACTTTTTTTGCAATACCATATCTTTTAACAGCTTTTGCTAAAGAACCTCCCATAAGTCCTAAACCAATAATTCCAATATTCAAAATACAACCTTTTAATAAATTAGTATTAGATTATATCTTACTTTATATTTATATAAACTATATTTAGATATATTAATGCACTATAATGAAAATAAGGATAGTTGTGAAAAATAAAGTCGTACTATTATCTTTGGCTTGTGCTGCTGCACTAAGTGCAAATACAATAAAATCTATAGAATATAAAGATGTAAATAAGATTTCCCCTCAAATTCTAAATGAAACTTTAAATATGAATGTTGGTGACAAACTTGATGAAAATAAATTAAATGATGCAATATTAAGTTTTTATAAATATGGTTATTTTGAAGATATTCAAGTTATTAATAATGATGGTAATTTAAAATTAATTTTTAAAGAGAAACCTTCGATTGCAAATGTTGATATTAAAGGTTATAAATCAAGAGCAGAAGATATAGAAACTATAAAAACAGTTTTAAAGCTAAAAAAAGGTTCTATGTATACTGAAAAAAAAGTAAAGGAAGCAAAAGAAAAACTTCTTAGTATGCTTGAAAGTGAAGGTTATATAAACTCAGTAGTTGAAACAGAAGTTGAAAAAATAAATGAACAATCATTAAAACTTACATTTAACGTAAACAAAGGTGATGAAATTGTTATTAATAAAGCAAACTATCACGGAGCTAATAGTTTAGACTCAGATGATTTTGATTTAGTAACAGCAAATAAAGAAAAAGAGTTTGCTTCTTGGTGGTTTGGACAAAATGATGGTGAAGTAAAAATTGATCAATTAAAATATGATGCAAGAAGAATAAATGATTTATATTTTGAAAGAGGTTATTTAGATGCTCAAGTTAAAGAACCTTTTTTAGATATTGATTTTGCCTCAAATCAAGCAAAACTAGATTTTTTTATCTCTGAAGGTGAAAAATATACAACAACTGGAATTAAAATATATTTAGATTCTTCTATAGTTGATCCTGAAACAATCTATCCTGAATTAAAACTAATAATTGGAAACACTTTTAATATTAAAAAATTAAGAGCTGATCAAGATTATATAAAAACTCAAGTTGCTAATCAAGGATATGCATTTGCAGATGTAAGATTTGATTTAAATAAAAATGAAGAGAATAAAACAGTTGATGTTGTTTATAATGTAATACCTGGTAAAAAAGTTTATATTAATGATGTGAAAATTTCAGGTAATGTTAGAACTTTAGATAGAGTAATAAGAAGAGATGTATATTTAGCTCCTGGAGATTTATATAATCTTACAGATTTTAAAGATTCAACAAATAAACTTAAACGTTCTAGATTTTTTGAAGATGTTCAAATTGAAGAAAAAAGAGTTAGTGATGATAAAATGGATATTATTGTAAAAGTAACAGAAGCTCCAACAGGTTCTTTAATGCTAGGAGGAGGATATGGTTCTTATGATAAATTCATGGTTAATGGATCAATTAGTGATGTAAATATTTTTGGTTCAGGTTTAGCATTAGGATTAAGTGCTGATTTATCAGCTAGATCTAATAGATTTGAATTAAGTTTAAAAAATCCAGCAATTAATGATAGTGATTACAATGGAGAATTTGAAGTTCATAGTACAGAATCAGAAATTTACAGAGATAAATACGATTCAACTATTGAAAGTAAAGGTTTCTCAGTTGCATTAGGAAAACAACTTTATAGAAGTTTATATGCAGGAGCTAGATATAGGCTTGATTTTATAAATGAAAATTATGAATATGATCCTACATTTAACTATAATCCGGCATTAGGTGAAAAATATGAAACACAAGATTATGTATCAAGTTCTATAACTCCATATTTGAATTATGATAATACAGATGATTTTTATTTTCCAAGAGAAGGATATAGAGCTGGTATTTCGGCTGAATATGCAGGAATTGGTGGAGACTCTAAATATATAAAACCTAGTGCTTATATAAAATATTTTTATTCTTTAGAAGACTTAACAGAACTTGATTGGGTTTTACGATTAAAAACACAAATGAGAGTTTTAATTGATAATGGACAAATAAATCAAGGAGATTCTTTATATATGGGTGGTCCAAAGACTTTAAGAGGATATAAATCTTATGCTTTCCCTTCTAATGAATCAGGATATAAACAAGACCCTTATACAAAAATGTGGGCAAGTTCAGCAGAAATGAGTTTTCCTTTAATTCCAAGTGCAAAAATGAGATGGGGAATATTCTATGATTATGGAATGATAGGTAAAGATTCATTTAGTGAAATAGAACGTTCAGGTGCTGGTGCGTTATTAGAGTGGATTTCTCCAATGGGACCTTTACAATTAATATTCTCAAAACCAATTGACGATAAGCCAGGTGATGATACATCTTCATTTGAATTCTCATTGGGAGCTAGTTTTTAATGGTTAAAAGAATTGAAGTTGATTTGAAAAAACGACTTACCAATGAAGATGCATTAAATTTAATAAAAAATGCATCCCTTTTAGAGTTAGGTCAAATGGCAAGCAATAAAAAAGCTGAGTTACATCCTGAAAAAATTACTACATTCATAGTTGATAGAAATATTAATTATACAAATGTTTGTTGGGTTGATTGTAAGTTTTGTGCTTTTTTTAGACATGGAAAAGATGAAGATTCTTATGTTTTAAAATTTGATGAAATTGATGAAAAAATAGAAGAATTATTAGCAATCGGTGGAACACAAATACTTTTTCAAGGTGGAGTTCATCCAAAATTGAAAATTGATTATTATGAAGAGTTAGTCAATCATATTCATACGAAGTATCCTCAAATCACTATACATGGCTTTTCAGCGATTGAAATTGATTTTATTGCAAGGATTTCAAAAATTTCAAAATTAGAAGTTTTAAAAAGATTACAAGCAAAAGGTTTAAGTTCAATTCCAGGAGCTGGTGCTGAAATTTTATCTGATAGAGTAAGAGATGTAATTGCTCCTAAAAAAATGGATACAAAAGATTGGTTAGAAATTCATAGACTTGCGCATTCAATTGGTATGAAAACAACAGCAACTATGATGTTTGGAACAGTAGAAACAGATGAAGAAATAGTTGAACATTGGGAACACTTAAGAAAACTACAAGATGAAACAGCTGGATTTAGAGCCTTTATTATGTGGTCTTTTCAAGGTAAAAATACAAAACTACTTGAGGAACATCCTGAAATCAAACCTCAATCATCAAATAGATATTTAAGATTATTAGCTGTTTCAAGATTATATTTAGATAATTTTCAAAATATGCAAAGTTCTTGGGTTACACAAGGTTCTTACATAGGTCAATTAGCTTTAAAATTTGGTGCAAATGATTTAGGAAGCACTATGATGGAAGAAAATGTTGTAAAAGCAGCAGGTGCTGCTAATAGAATGAATCAAGAGGAAATGATAAGATTGATAAAAGATATTGGTGAATATCCAGCAAAAAGAAATACAGCTTATGAGATTTTAGAAAGGTTTTAAAATCTAATGAAAATAAAATATTTTTTCTTAATTATAATAGCAATTTTACAAGGGAGTTTAATGGGTGCTACAATAAAGCATATAGATATAAAAGGTATTTCTATACCTATAATTTTTGAAGAACAAAGAAATTTACCAATTTTAAATTTACAATTAGTTTTTAAGAATTCTGGTTATATTCAAGACGAAGATAAAAGTGGCTTAGCAAGTTTATCTTCAAAACTTTTAAATGAAGGAACAAAAGAGTTGGGAGCAACAAAATTTGCAGAACAACTTGATGAAAATGCAATTACAATAAATAGTTCGAATGGTTTTGAAACTTTTGTAATTGAAGTTTCAAGCTTAAAAGACAAATCTTCAAAAGCTATAAATTTATTAAATGATTTATTAAAATCACCAAATTTAACACAAAATAGTTTAGATAAACTAAAAACGATACAAATTGGTGCATTAAAAAGAAAAGAAAATGATTTTGATTATGTTTCAAGTAATCAATTAAAATCTATTTTATTTAAAAATACTGCTTTAGAAAATCCAGCTTCAGGAACAGTTGATACTATTTCAAAAATTCAACTAGAAGATATTGAAACTTTTTTAAATAAAACTTTATCTTTAGAAAATTTAATTATTGTTGCAGGAGGAGATTTTTCTTTAGAAGAATTTGAAGATTTAATAAAATCTACTTTAGAAAATATAAAATCATCAAAAGAAATTGAAAATAAAAAAGTAAAATTCACTTCTAAAAAAGAGAAAAAAACACTATTAAAAGAGACTGAACAAGCCTATATTTATTTTGGAAGTTCTTTTAATATTGATTCAAAAGATGAAGAAAATTATAAAGCAAAAGTTGCTTCATTTATTTTAGGTGGTGCTGGTTTTGGTTCTAGATTAATGGAAGAAATTAGAGTAAAAAGAGGATTAGCATATAGTGCTTATGGTTCAATTTCTATTAATAAATCTCACACTTATTTTAGTGGATATTTACAAACTAAAAATGAAAATTCAGATGAGGCTATTAAATTAGTTGAAGAAATAATTGAAGGTTTCGTAACAAATGGTGTTACTCAAGAAGAACTTGATGCTGCAAAAAACTTTTTAACAGGAAGTGAACCTTTAAGAAGTGAAACATTAGCTCAAAGATTAAATAGAGCTTTTACTCTTTATTATAGAGGTTTAGAACCTGATTATGCAAAAAAAGAGTTAGATAAAATTCAAAATTTAAAACTCGAAGATTTAAATAAATATATTAAATCACATAATGAAATAAATAATTTAACATTCTCAATAGTAAGGAAATAATTTTGTTAAGATTTGCCCCAAGTCCAACAGGTGATATGCATATTGGAAATTTAAGAGTTGCCATTTTTAATTATATTGTATCAAAACAGTTAAAAGAAGATTTGATTATAAGAATTGAAGATACAGATAAAGAACGAAACATAGATGGAAAAGACAAAGAAATTTTAGAGATATTAAATCTTTTTTCTATTGAATATAAAAGTGTTGTTCATCAAAGTGATGCTTTAAAATATCATCAAAAAATAGCTCTTCAATTAATGACTCAAAAAAAGGCATTTGCATGTTTTTGTAGTGATGATAAGCTTGATGAATTAAGACAAAAAGCAGAAATTGAGAAAAGACCTTTTAGATATGATGATTTTTGTGAAAATTTATCTGATGAAACAGTTTTAAATACAAATGCACCTTTTACAGTACGTATCAAAAGACCTGAACAAAATATCAAATTTACTGACCTTTTAAAAGGTGATTTTGATTATGCACCTTTTGATGTTGATTCATTTATTATTTTAAGGCAAGATAAAACGCCAACTTATAACTATGCTTGTGCAATTGACGATATGTTAATGGATATTTCTGTGGTTATTCGTGGTGAAGATCATGTTTCAAATACACCAAAACAAATACATATTAGAAACTCTTTAGGATATGATAAAGAGATAAAATATGTTCATTTACCAATTATTTTAAATGCTCAAACTGGTAAAAAAATGAGCAAAAGAGATGATGCAAGTAGTGTTAAATGGCTAATTGAACAAGGTTTTTTACCAAGTGCAATTGCTAATTATCTTGTACTTATGGGAAATAAAACTCCAACTGAAATTTTTACTTTAGAAGAAGCAATTGAATGGTTTAAAATTGAAAATGTTTCAAAAAGTGCTGCAAAATTTGATATTGATAAATTAAGATTTATAAATAGAAAACATATAGAAATGCTTGATGAAATGAGATTGTCAAAAATTTTAGGTTTTGCTGATATTGATATTGGAAAGCTTGGAAAAATTTTCTTAGAAGAAGCAAGTACAATAAAAGAGATAAAAGAAAAAATATCTCCAATTTTTGCACCAAAAAACTCTTGTGAAGGTTTTGAGGAAGAATTTTTAAAATTAAAAGAGTGTTTACAAAAAGCACCATTTTTTCAGGATTATGAAGAATTAAAAAAATATGTAATGGAACAAACAGGATTAAAAGGTAAAAATCTGTTTAAACCATTAAGATATATTTTAACTGGTGTTGACAATGGTCCAAATATTTCAGATATTTATCCTTTAATTAAAAATTATTTAGGAGAAATTATAAAATGATAGATGCTTTATTGAGTTCACTATTTACAGTTATTTTAAGTATCATATTTTTATATAAATGGGTTGTTATTATAAGTGCCATTTTAAGTTGGGTAAGACCAGATCCTTATAATCCAATAGTACAAATGCTTTATAGATTGACAGAACCAGCTTATGCTTTTATACGAAGATATATACCAACAGTAGTTGGAGGAATGGATTTAGCTCCTATTATTTTAATTTTTGGACTAATTTTTTTAGAAACATTTCTTAGAAATTTAGCTTTTTAATAATTATGAAAAAACCTTTTTTTACTTTAAGTATATTTTTATTATTGAATTTTTCTGATGCGAATGCATCAAATACGGATTTTTTGCAAAAAGATTTTAGAGTAACTCTTGAATGGTTGGAACAAAAACCAAAATCTTATGCTAAAGATTTTTTTATTTTACAGTATTTAAATCAAGAAAATTTACCATTTGAAAATGCAAAAATTGCTTATGAAATGGGAAATGGAACAAACGCAACACTAAAAAAAGTTTTTAATGAAAAATATAATAAAAAAGCTCCTATTGATTTAAAATGTTATAGAGCAACTATTGAACAATTAAAACAAGAAGATTCAAAATGTATTGCATTAGGATTATCACTTCAAGAAGCAACACAAATTTCAAAAAAAGATTTAGAATATTTTATAAGTCAACTTGATCCTTACCCTACTTTAAAAAATGATTTAAAGATAATCGCATCAAATGACCCTTTTTCTTCTTTAATTAAATCTGACATGAATAGATTTTTTAGATTATTTTTTGATTTGGGTGAAAATTATAGAGTTAAGTTTTTTAATAAATCTTTTTCCCCTCAATTGATAAATGAAATTTATAAAGATAAAAATTTTGAAAAATTCTTAAGATATGTTATTTATAATAAAAAACTTTCAAATATACAAAAATCTCTTTTTATTTTAAAAGATAATAAAACTTTAGCTCCCCATATTAGTTTTTTATTAGGAATTAATGCAATAAATAACAATAATTTAGATGTTGCTAATAGTTTCTTTTTAGATAGTTATAAAAAATCATATCTAAGAACTGATAAAGACAAATCTCTTTTTTGGCTATATTTAGTAAACAATGATCAATCTTTTTTACAAGAATTATCAAATAGTTGGGATAATAGTATTTATACTTTATATGCAAAAGAATTGTTAAATTTAGAATCAAATAATATTGTATATGATGTTAAAATAAAAAATAAAAAAAGCAATTTTGATATTCATGATGCTTTTAAATGGATGGAAGTAGTATCAGATACTAAAAAAAATTTAGATGAAAATAAACTTAAAAAGTATGAAGAAATTTTTTCTGACAAAAATACAATACCACATTTAGCTTATATTTTAGAAAGGTATAATAAGTATAAGACACAATATTTTATAACTCCATATAGAGATATAGTAGGAAAATATGATATTTATAAACAAGTATTGATTTACTCTATAGCAAGACAAGAGAGTCATTTTATACCCTCTTCTATTTCATTCTCTTCAGCACAAGGAGTTATGCAAATAATGCCATTTTTATCTCTTGATATTTCAAAAAAATTAAATGAGGAATACAACATCTATGAACAATTTATTCCAAATAAAAATATAAAATATGGAAGTTTTCATTTAGATACTTTAATGAAACAATTTGATAATAATCCTTTATTTATTGCTTACGCATACAATGGTGGAGCAGGATATACAAGAACCCAATTAAAAAAAGGTCTATTTAAAGAAAAAAATAAATTTGAACCTTTTTTGAGTATGGAAATGATTTCGTATAGTGAAACAAGAGAATATGGGAAAAAAGTTCTAGCTAATTATCACATCTATAATAACTATTTGAATAGTGAAAACAAAGTTTCACTATCAACTATTTTTCAAAGTTTAGTATCGCCCTACTAGATTTTGAATCAAATAACTCTAAAGAAATTCTACCTTCAGTTATTGAATCAAATTTAACTAAATAGTAATTCCCCCAATAATTTTTCATCATTAAGCCTTTAAATCTTTCATCATCTTTTTCGATTTTTTCTATTAAAGTAGCTTCTTTTTTATTCAATAAAAGCTCATAATCATTTTTATTAATATCTTGTTCTTCAAGATTAGTAAAAAATATTGAAACCAAAAAACTTTCATTTTCATCGTTATAAATTTCATCATTTATTTTATTTAAATATGTAGAAATAAATATTACTTCAACTTCACCATTATTTAAAATATCAACCTTTTTTGTAAACTGAACACTATTAGCTTCTATATCTTTCTTATCAAAATATCTAAATGCACTATTTTTATCACCACATGCTGTAATTAAAAATAATAAAAACAATAAAAATAAATTTTTAAACACATTTTCTCCCTACTAAGTAATTACTTATTGTACAATTTTTAGCCTTTTAAAAAAATTTTTATTATTTTTATTATTGTTTCAATAAAAAATTATTAAAAAAATGATAGCATTAAAAATAAAATATAATATTAAGAAAAGTTATGAATAAAAAAGAAAGAATCAAGATACATGGTAAACTACAAAGTAGTCTAAGAAAAAATTCTCCAGATGTTACTTATTCTAATATTATGAATTCAGGATATATAGATATTAAAGAAAAATATAAACCAAAATTTTTGATTTTTCAAATAATATTAAGTTTTATTTTAGTGGCACTTTTATTTTATTTTGAGTTATTTATTTTCGTGATTATATTTGTATTAAATTATATAGTAACTTGGATTTATTCTTTTGTGTCTATTCTTAAAAATAATTTTAAAAATAAAAATAATAAATTATTTTGGTTTACTCTTATTTTTTTTATACCTTTTAGTGCTTTTGTTTATCCTGATTTTAAAAGAATACAAACAATTAAAAATTAAGAAGAAAGTATCTCTTTATTGAAACTAAATTTAATTTAACAATCATTTAGATAAAATCCGACTTATGAATAAAAAAAGATTAGTAGTAGCCTTTTCAGGTCCATCAAATAGTGGTAAAACAACAGCCATTGTAAAAGTTGCAAGTATTCTTCAAGATCAAGGTTTTAAGGTATGTATTGTAAAACATGATCCAAAAGATAAAGCTATGTTTGATAGAGAAGGAAAAGATTCCTTTAAATTTTCTCAAACGGGTGCTGATGTTGCAGTTGTAAGCCCAAATAAAACAACTTTATTTAAAAAATCTACATCTACAATTGATGAATTAATAGAACTTTTTGAAGATTTTGATTATTTATTAGTTGAAGGATTAAAAACTTTAGAGCTTCCTAGAATTTCGATTTTTAGAGATAGATTAGATGAGAGTTATTTTAATGTAACAGATGCAATTGCTTGTGATGAAACTATTGATGAAAATGATATTCCAAACAATATTGAAAAATTAGATTTAAATAATCCAGAAGATTTAATCTTTTGGATAAATAAAAATGCAAAAAGAGTGTAAAAATGCAAGAAATAATTAAAGCAATTGAAGAATCAGCTATAAAAATAAAATATTTAATTGAAACTGGTGATACAGGAAAAAGTGAATCTGAAAACTCAACTGGTGATACTCAATTAAAACTTGATATTGAAAGTGATGAGATTATTGAGAATATTTTCAAAAAAATTCCAAGTATTAAAGCAATAGTTAGTGAAGAACAAGAAGCTATAGTTGATTTACATGAAAATGGTAAATATCTAATTGCTTATGATCCACTTGATGGTTCATCTTTAGTTGATGTAAATCTTTCAGTTGGTTCAATTTTTGGTATTTATGAAAATGAATTTAATGCAAAAAATATAGTTGCTTCTGTTTATGTTGTATTTGGTCCAAGAGTTGAAATGGTTGTAACTACAACAGATGTAAAAATGTATAGATTATTAAATGGTGAATTTAAATTTATTCAAAATATTAAACTAAATGAAAAAGGTAAATTAAATGCTCCTGGGTCTACTCAAAACTGTTGGGCACCATTTCATAAACAATTAATTGATGATATTTTCAACGATGGTTACAGATTAAGATATTCTGGTGGAATGGTTCCAGATCTTCATCAAATATTACTAAAAGGTGGAGGATTATTCTCATATCCAGGAACAAGTGATAGACCAAAAGGAAAATTAAGACAATTATTTGAAGTTTTCCCATTTGCATTAGCTTATGAAAAAGCTGGTGGGCAAGCTGTTGATGGATTTAAAAGAGTTTTAGAAGTGCAAACTACTCATATTCATGACACAACTCCATGTTTTTTTGGTTCAAATACTGAAATAAAAAGAGTTTTAGAAGTTTATAGTAAAAATGTCTGATCACGAAGAAATTATAATTGACGAATGGGATTTAAAACTAGATAAAATGCTAGTTGAATTGAAAAATTGTCAAGAATCAAATAGTTTAAAATCTTGTACTCCTTGTAGTCAATTTTTTGAATGTCAATTAAGAAAAAAATATGTCGTTGCCGTATATGAATCTATGAATAAAGGTTCTGGCGGTGGATTTGAATTTTAAAAAAAAGAGGTAAAAATGCAAGAATCTTGTAAAAATGTTTATATCACAACCCCAATTTATTATGTAAATGATGTAGCTCATATAGGTCATGCTTACACAACTATCATTGCTGATATGTTAGCAAGATACTCTAGACTTATGGGACATAATACTTATTTTTTGACAGGAACAGATGAACATGGTCAAAAAATTTCTCAAAGTGCAGAAGCAAAAGGAAAAACAGCAAAAGAATATGCGGATGAAATTTCTGGTAAATTTAGAACTTTATGGGATGATTTTGATATAACATATGATAAATTTATAAGAACTACTGATGAAGAACATAAAATAGGTGTTCAAAAAGCTTTTGAAACAATGTATGAAAAAGGTGATATTTATAAAGGAGAATATGAAGGTTTTTATTGTGTTCCTTGTGAGACATTTTTTACAGAAAAACAACTTGTAGATGAACAATTCTGTCCTGAATGTGGAAGAGCTACAAATATTGTAAAAGAAGAAAGTTATTTCTTTAAATTATCAAAATATGAA
Coding sequences:
- a CDS encoding lytic transglycosylase domain-containing protein, with protein sequence MKKPFFTLSIFLLLNFSDANASNTDFLQKDFRVTLEWLEQKPKSYAKDFFILQYLNQENLPFENAKIAYEMGNGTNATLKKVFNEKYNKKAPIDLKCYRATIEQLKQEDSKCIALGLSLQEATQISKKDLEYFISQLDPYPTLKNDLKIIASNDPFSSLIKSDMNRFFRLFFDLGENYRVKFFNKSFSPQLINEIYKDKNFEKFLRYVIYNKKLSNIQKSLFILKDNKTLAPHISFLLGINAINNNNLDVANSFFLDSYKKSYLRTDKDKSLFWLYLVNNDQSFLQELSNSWDNSIYTLYAKELLNLESNNIVYDVKIKNKKSNFDIHDAFKWMEVVSDTKKNLDENKLKKYEEIFSDKNTIPHLAYILERYNKYKTQYFITPYRDIVGKYDIYKQVLIYSIARQESHFIPSSISFSSAQGVMQIMPFLSLDISKKLNEEYNIYEQFIPNKNIKYGSFHLDTLMKQFDNNPLFIAYAYNGGAGYTRTQLKKGLFKEKNKFEPFLSMEMISYSETREYGKKVLANYHIYNNYLNSENKVSLSTIFQSLVSPY
- the mobB gene encoding molybdopterin-guanine dinucleotide biosynthesis protein B, with the protein product MNKKRLVVAFSGPSNSGKTTAIVKVASILQDQGFKVCIVKHDPKDKAMFDREGKDSFKFSQTGADVAVVSPNKTTLFKKSTSTIDELIELFEDFDYLLVEGLKTLELPRISIFRDRLDESYFNVTDAIACDETIDENDIPNNIEKLDLNNPEDLIFWINKNAKRV
- a CDS encoding class 1 fructose-bisphosphatase, whose protein sequence is MQEIIKAIEESAIKIKYLIETGDTGKSESENSTGDTQLKLDIESDEIIENIFKKIPSIKAIVSEEQEAIVDLHENGKYLIAYDPLDGSSLVDVNLSVGSIFGIYENEFNAKNIVASVYVVFGPRVEMVVTTTDVKMYRLLNGEFKFIQNIKLNEKGKLNAPGSTQNCWAPFHKQLIDDIFNDGYRLRYSGGMVPDLHQILLKGGGLFSYPGTSDRPKGKLRQLFEVFPFALAYEKAGGQAVDGFKRVLEVQTTHIHDTTPCFFGSNTEIKRVLEVYSKNV